In Polyodon spathula isolate WHYD16114869_AA chromosome 11, ASM1765450v1, whole genome shotgun sequence, one genomic interval encodes:
- the LOC121322961 gene encoding kelch-like protein 24: MVLILGRRLNRDDHGVHDSPATKRKVFEGDSKTPGSHDIFDFCSGSTHSESILQVLNEFRDSRLFTDVIICVEGREFPCHRAILSACSSYFRAMFCNDHRESREMLVEINGILAEAMDSFLQYVYTGKAKITTENVQFLFETSSLFQIGVLRDACAKFLEDQLDPCNCLGIQRFADTHSLKHLASHCRTYAQQNFADMAQHEEFLDLRRDELVEIISSDELVVSKEETVFEAVMRWVYHDVDYRRPMLKDLLHHVRLPLLHPNYFVQTVEGDQIIQNSPECYQLLHEARRYHVLGNEMMSPRTRPRRSTGFSEVIVVVGGCERVGGFNLPYTECYDPVTGEWKSLAKLPEFTKSEYAVCALRNDILVSGGRINGRDVWMYNSQLNMWIRVASLNKGRWRHKMTVLLGKVYAVGGYDGQNRLSSVECYDSFSNRWTEVAPMKEAVSSPAVASCASKLFVIGGGPDDNTCSDKVQCYDPESNTWLLRANIPIAKRCITAVSLNNLIYVSGGLTKSIYCYDPIEDYWMHVMNTFNKQESCGMSICNGKIFILGGRGENGEATDTILCYDPATGIITGVAAMPRPISYHGCVTIHRYNEKYYKP; encoded by the exons ATGGTGTTAATCTTAGGCAGGAGATTAAACCGGGACGACCATGGGGTGCACGATTCCCCAGCCACCAAGCGAAAAGTCTTCGAGGGGGACTCCAAGACGCCAGGGAGCCATGACATCTTCGATTTCTGCTCGGGGTCGACCCACTCCGAGAGCATCCTGCAGGTGCTCAACGAGTTCAGGGATAGCCGTCTCTTCACCGACGTGATCATCTGCGTGGAGGGCCGCGAGTTCCCCTGCCACCGCGCCATCCTTTCCGCCTGCAGCAGTTACTTCAGGGCCATGTTCTGCAACGACCACCGCGAGAGCCGCGAGATGCTGGTGGAGATCAACGGCATCCTGGCTGAAGCCATGGACAGCTTCCTGCAGTACGTCTACACAGGCAAGGCCAAGATCACCACAGAGAACGTCCAGTTCCTCTTCGAGACCTCCAGCCTCTTCCAGATCGGGGTCCTGCGCGACGCTTGCGCTAAGTTCCTGGAGGACCAGCTGGATCCCTGCAACTGCCTTGGCATCCAGCGCTTTGCAGACACCCACTCGCTCAAGCACCTGGCCAGCCACTGCAGGACCTACGCCCAGCAGAACTTCGCAGACATGGCTCAGCATGAGGAGTTCCTGGATCTGCGCAGAGACGAGCTGGTGGAGATCATCTCCAGTGATGAGCTGGTTGTCAGCAAGGAGGAGACGGTCTTTGAGGCCGTCATGCGCTGGGTCTACCACGACGTGGACTACAGGAGGCCCATGCTCAAGGATCTGCTCCATCACGTTAGACTGCCCCTGCTGCACCCCAACTACTTCGTCCAGACTGTGGAGGGAGACCAGATCATCCAGAACTCCCCCGAGTGCTACCAGCTGCTGCATGAGGCCCGGAGGTACCATGTGCTGGGCAACGAGATGATGTCCCCCAGAACCAGACCTCGCAG ATCCACAGGCTTTTCGGAGGTGATCGTGGTGGTCGGGGGCTGTGAGCGAGTGGGGGGGTTTAACCTCCCCTATACCGAATGCTACGATCCAGTGACGGGAGAGTGGAAGTCTCTGGCTAAACTTCCGGAGTTCACCAAATCTGAATATGCGGTCTGCGCTTTGAGGAATGACATCCTCGTCTCAG gtgGACGGATTAATGGACGGGATGTTTGGATGTATAATTCGCAGCTTAACATGTGGATCAGAGTGGCCTCCTTAAACAAAGGTAGATGGCGTCACAAGATGACTGTTCTCCTGGGAAAG GTGTATGCGGTTGGGGGCTACGACGGGCAGAATCGTCTGAGCAGCGTGGAGTGCTATGATTCCTTCTCGAACCGCTGGACCGAAGTGGCGCCCATGAAAGAGGCAGTCAGCTCCCCTGCTGTGGCCAGCTGCGCCAGCAAGCTCTTTGTGATTGGAGGAGGACCAGACGACAACACCTGCTCTGACAAG GTCCAGTGTTACGATCCCGAGTCGAACACATGGCTGCTGCGTGCAAACATCCCCATCGCAAAGAGATGCATCACCGCTGTGTCACTGAACAACCTGATCTATGTGTCCGGAGGTCTCACCAAGTCCATCTACTGTTACGATCCCATTGAGGACTACTGGATGCACGTCATGAACACATTCAACAAACAG GAGAGCTGTGGAATGTCGATATGTAACGGCAAAATCTTCATCTTGGGAGGAAGGGGGGAGAATGGAGAAGCCACAGATACTATTTTGTGTTATGACCCGGCAACAGGAATCATCACAGGGGTGGCAGCCATGCCCCGGCCCATCTCCTACCACGGCTGTGTGACAATCCACAGATACAACGAGAAGTACTACAAGCCCTGA